One genomic window of Bacillus mycoides includes the following:
- a CDS encoding pyridoxamine 5'-phosphate oxidase family protein: protein MHLKEKIATIIQGQRTGVLSTVRNDKPHSAFMMFFHEDFVLYVATDRNSKKITDIEKNPNVHVLLGREGKKLDEDYIEVEGIASIEEDQTLKNKFWTNSLKRWLLGAEDPNYVLIKINPDTIYYIDGAGTTEPEFLRL, encoded by the coding sequence ATGCACTTAAAAGAAAAAATCGCAACTATTATTCAAGGTCAACGTACTGGTGTATTATCTACTGTACGTAACGATAAGCCACATAGCGCCTTTATGATGTTTTTCCACGAAGATTTTGTACTATATGTTGCAACAGATCGAAATTCAAAAAAGATAACAGATATCGAAAAAAATCCCAATGTACATGTACTACTTGGACGTGAAGGAAAGAAATTAGATGAAGATTACATTGAAGTTGAAGGTATAGCTTCCATCGAAGAAGATCAAACATTAAAAAACAAATTTTGGACTAATAGCTTAAAACGCTGGTTACTCGGTGCGGAAGACCCTAATTACGTACTAATAAAAATCAATCCCGATACAATTTATTACATCGATGGTGCTGGTACGACCGAGCCCGAGTTTTTACGACTTTAA
- a CDS encoding YihY/virulence factor BrkB family protein, whose protein sequence is MKKFLEKAKRHRTFSFGKDLYDRTMRDDVAGLAAQLAYFFLLAIFPGLVFLITLLGFIDLQTESVLNLLEPYVPEDAMNLIEVNVDKVVNEQNGGLLSFGLLSMLWFASNGVNAIMNAFNRAYDVTETRSFIKTRALSIVFTLAIIFMIVFALIVPVFGQVIGAAVFKAIGLSDSFAYVWSIARLVASFFVLVALFSFLYTFAPDRKLKRREVISGALFATVGWIVVSYSFAYYVDKFANYANTYGGLGGIIILMLWFYLTAWVILLGGEINGLLHHYRTGDNNSRNEK, encoded by the coding sequence ATGAAAAAATTTCTAGAAAAAGCAAAAAGACATCGTACTTTTTCGTTTGGGAAAGATTTATATGACCGGACGATGCGCGATGATGTAGCGGGCTTAGCAGCACAGCTCGCTTATTTCTTCTTGCTTGCGATTTTTCCTGGGCTTGTTTTCTTAATTACGCTTCTTGGCTTTATTGACCTTCAAACAGAAAGTGTGCTCAATTTATTAGAACCGTACGTACCAGAAGATGCGATGAACTTAATTGAAGTAAACGTAGATAAAGTTGTAAACGAACAAAATGGTGGTTTATTATCATTCGGTTTACTATCGATGTTATGGTTTGCTTCTAATGGAGTAAATGCGATTATGAATGCTTTTAACCGTGCTTATGATGTAACAGAAACACGCTCCTTTATTAAAACAAGAGCTTTATCAATTGTGTTTACATTAGCTATTATTTTTATGATTGTGTTTGCGCTAATTGTTCCAGTATTCGGACAAGTAATTGGTGCAGCAGTGTTTAAAGCAATTGGTTTATCGGATAGTTTTGCTTATGTGTGGAGTATTGCACGTTTAGTAGCGAGTTTCTTCGTTTTGGTCGCTTTGTTTAGCTTTTTATATACGTTTGCACCTGATCGGAAATTAAAGCGAAGAGAAGTCATATCGGGGGCTTTATTTGCTACTGTAGGGTGGATTGTGGTATCGTACTCATTTGCCTATTATGTAGATAAATTTGCAAATTACGCTAATACATATGGTGGTCTCGGTGGTATCATTATTTTAATGTTATGGTTTTACTTAACTGCGTGGGTAATTTTACTTGGTGGTGAAATTAATGGTTTACTCCATCATTATAGAACGGGTGACAATAATTCCCGTAATGAAAAATGA
- a CDS encoding tetratricopeptide repeat protein: MTIEKQFIQKIYYKTFLTEETSIPVTEVLGEAYINESKNEFSNISNIRFAQGEVYFQNNDFEAAIFKWEKVNNELALWAMKNIADAYFELGFLPKAEELYKSIQSEDTTLTMEVSLQLLSLYIEQNRLGLAFKTISEAVAFQPDYPNITAIARSFYEKQEDWNNAIELAVQEGIRTKSLHWFDTLINYVNRGFTKKIKPEYFYESLKALYTIDQVQFKELVISLWNSYQNESLHLPWIQTINHLFLHIEVDANDDWNEISTRYQETYFELITGQYFMHELQGLVPDLLTNWFSLTKTEDSLLVSAAVLAWNEVSPTTLESLLVKSAGALLSNASAHANVDMADVSALFETIAVWAEKNDVDLGHQFTLLVRELYDLTVTQLLVAGASDYDKSAFINSILGENILNEAITTSITFKDDSQTEITELTELDIRNIPNFDELHNILAAPSQSELEKKCIEVKLPSRFLRKNKFSFLVTPTVHGQLDKNSSHFEYLQAADSLIYVLNSASPLHDEELDTLLYIREQVPNLQIQFVLQTIDTNTSENITNNIKKKILVHFPEAQFFPYSPSQESSEQLGNVTESILSNLTQRNVEKERIEKLLWFIQKTIAYLVNERVELENTLVKSVRWNKHILVKLDGFINNLTAIQKDKIRSITESYLLTKEEITQDIHSQIPELLQSCSDLVQEDSDFKLVHEELNVAMNERIQKHVQQVLLPKFTQSIQEWIETAHNEFIQAQAYLDEMGDTFNKLYEEERIKLPCDFKLLDDWDRDVARMTNRITVANINILLRFTPTQFFLKSAGKLFGNMQKNQSMLSNKYKQYIETEDYTEVAQMISKQFFLQFEVFEGALERDIMMFFKDPLSILKQTVEAAQLEIQEDEQTLTKLRTNPETYHDPLTLFKLQLLQRKFMLNIDRNNEIITSQETINKTPTV; this comes from the coding sequence ATGACCATTGAAAAACAATTTATCCAAAAGATTTACTATAAAACATTTTTAACAGAAGAAACTTCCATTCCGGTAACGGAAGTACTCGGTGAAGCATATATAAATGAATCAAAAAATGAATTCTCCAATATATCTAATATTCGCTTCGCACAAGGTGAAGTTTACTTTCAAAATAACGACTTTGAAGCAGCAATATTTAAATGGGAGAAAGTAAATAATGAACTTGCTCTCTGGGCCATGAAGAATATTGCAGATGCTTATTTCGAATTAGGTTTCTTACCAAAAGCAGAGGAACTTTATAAATCTATTCAATCAGAAGATACAACTCTTACGATGGAAGTTTCCCTACAACTTCTTTCTCTTTATATCGAGCAAAACCGTCTAGGACTGGCATTTAAGACGATTAGTGAAGCTGTTGCATTTCAACCAGACTATCCGAATATTACTGCGATTGCTCGATCGTTCTATGAAAAACAAGAAGATTGGAATAATGCTATTGAACTCGCTGTTCAAGAAGGAATTCGAACAAAATCATTACACTGGTTCGATACTTTAATAAATTATGTGAACAGAGGCTTTACTAAAAAAATTAAACCTGAGTATTTCTATGAATCTTTAAAAGCCTTATATACAATTGATCAAGTTCAATTTAAAGAGCTTGTTATTTCACTTTGGAACAGTTATCAAAATGAATCATTACATCTACCTTGGATTCAAACAATAAATCACTTATTCTTACATATTGAAGTAGACGCTAATGATGATTGGAATGAAATTTCTACTCGCTATCAAGAGACGTATTTTGAATTGATTACTGGACAATATTTCATGCACGAATTACAAGGACTTGTACCAGATTTATTAACAAATTGGTTTAGTTTAACGAAAACCGAGGATTCTTTACTTGTCTCCGCAGCAGTATTAGCATGGAATGAAGTTTCACCGACAACTCTAGAATCATTACTCGTAAAAAGCGCAGGTGCCTTACTTTCAAATGCATCAGCTCATGCAAATGTTGATATGGCAGACGTATCAGCATTATTTGAAACGATTGCTGTATGGGCTGAGAAGAATGATGTAGATTTAGGTCATCAATTCACACTACTTGTTCGTGAGTTATACGATTTAACTGTTACACAACTTCTAGTAGCAGGCGCTAGCGATTATGATAAATCAGCCTTTATTAACTCTATTCTAGGAGAAAATATATTAAATGAGGCTATAACAACTTCAATTACATTTAAAGATGATAGTCAAACTGAAATAACTGAGCTTACAGAGCTAGATATACGAAATATACCAAACTTTGACGAACTTCATAACATACTAGCGGCACCTTCTCAGTCAGAACTAGAAAAAAAATGTATTGAAGTTAAATTACCAAGTAGATTTTTACGAAAAAATAAGTTTTCATTCCTTGTCACACCTACTGTGCATGGACAACTTGACAAAAACAGCTCTCACTTTGAATACTTACAGGCAGCAGATAGTCTCATCTATGTACTAAATTCAGCTTCACCATTACATGATGAAGAGCTCGATACATTATTATATATTCGTGAGCAAGTACCAAATTTACAAATTCAATTCGTCTTACAAACAATTGATACGAATACTAGTGAAAACATCACGAACAACATTAAAAAGAAAATACTCGTACATTTCCCAGAAGCACAATTTTTCCCTTACTCTCCTTCACAAGAGAGTAGTGAACAGCTAGGTAACGTAACAGAATCTATTCTTTCTAACCTTACTCAGCGTAACGTTGAAAAAGAACGCATTGAAAAATTATTATGGTTTATCCAAAAAACAATCGCATACCTTGTCAATGAACGTGTGGAATTAGAAAATACGTTAGTGAAATCCGTCCGCTGGAATAAACATATTTTAGTAAAACTTGATGGTTTTATTAATAATCTTACTGCCATCCAAAAAGATAAAATTCGTTCCATTACAGAATCTTATCTCTTAACGAAAGAGGAGATTACGCAGGATATACATTCTCAAATTCCTGAATTGTTGCAGAGTTGCTCTGATCTTGTTCAAGAAGATAGTGATTTCAAATTGGTCCATGAAGAACTAAATGTAGCAATGAATGAAAGAATTCAAAAACATGTACAGCAAGTGCTTCTCCCTAAATTTACTCAATCTATTCAAGAATGGATTGAAACTGCTCATAATGAATTCATTCAAGCTCAGGCTTATTTAGATGAAATGGGCGATACCTTTAATAAGCTCTATGAGGAAGAGCGTATTAAACTTCCTTGTGATTTCAAATTACTAGATGACTGGGATAGAGATGTTGCAAGAATGACGAATAGAATTACAGTAGCTAACATCAATATTTTATTACGCTTTACACCGACACAATTTTTCTTAAAGAGTGCAGGGAAATTATTCGGTAATATGCAAAAAAATCAATCTATGCTATCAAATAAATATAAACAATATATTGAAACAGAAGATTATACAGAAGTTGCTCAGATGATTTCAAAACAATTTTTCCTTCAATTTGAAGTATTTGAAGGTGCGCTAGAACGTGATATCATGATGTTCTTTAAAGACCCTCTTAGCATATTGAAACAAACCGTAGAAGCGGCCCAACTTGAAATACAAGAAGATGAGCAAACTTTAACAAAGCTAAGAACGAACCCAGAAACTTATCATGATCCTTTAACACTCTTTAAATTGCAATTGTTACAACGAAAATTCATGTTAAATATCGACCGAAACAATGAAATCATTACTTCACAAGAAACAATAAATAAAACACCAACTGTTTAA
- a CDS encoding BH0509 family protein — protein MKREERKNMIEFIEKKKGIERDELLFMTDDEVEHIYNVTYFLYEEIAE, from the coding sequence ATGAAAAGAGAAGAACGAAAAAACATGATTGAGTTTATTGAAAAGAAAAAAGGGATTGAACGTGACGAATTATTATTTATGACGGATGATGAAGTAGAACATATTTATAATGTAACGTACTTTTTATATGAAGAAATAGCAGAGTAG
- a CDS encoding DUF4075 domain-containing protein: protein MAKKNNIARNIAIGVAAGVAVSMLKKENREKVKNTAEKAKTKMIEIGENAKIKEKVQTVTDKGRELADFNVVKAKVAEIKKLTPSVVETLKETKEIFSKKKIVPVEKPETIEIQAVSPKVDELKAEEEPVVAEDGGMKEARELFMKDSNAEEKKTEEYIELKQNKEEKKSV from the coding sequence ATGGCAAAGAAAAATAATATTGCTCGAAACATTGCGATTGGTGTAGCTGCAGGTGTAGCTGTATCTATGTTAAAGAAAGAAAACCGTGAAAAAGTAAAAAACACGGCAGAAAAAGCAAAAACAAAGATGATTGAAATTGGTGAAAATGCGAAGATAAAAGAAAAAGTGCAAACTGTTACAGATAAAGGACGCGAACTTGCTGATTTCAATGTAGTGAAAGCGAAAGTAGCAGAAATTAAAAAATTGACGCCGTCTGTTGTAGAAACGTTAAAAGAAACGAAAGAAATTTTTAGTAAGAAAAAAATTGTTCCAGTAGAAAAGCCGGAAACGATTGAAATTCAAGCTGTATCTCCAAAGGTAGATGAGCTTAAAGCAGAAGAAGAGCCAGTGGTAGCTGAAGATGGTGGTATGAAAGAAGCTCGTGAATTATTTATGAAGGACTCAAATGCAGAGGAAAAAAAAACTGAAGAATACATTGAGTTAAAGCAAAATAAAGAAGAGAAGAAAAGCGTCTAA
- a CDS encoding lysoplasmalogenase — MNVLYIVLVGQIILFLMGAIYAIGQTKRTRNNMPLPLAVRLILSFSLTGSAIWIWLQDPSVEYSTWVALGMTLSTVGDLFMAGLIPIGHRLIGGMVTFALAHCFYVKAFLQTGISWNGFWIGLLVYGLFLIIGWFFFIRNEKQDKLFTIGALIYGLWVGGMACFAFALYYENTGIWWVPALGGLLFVISDFIIGVTDIGGRKLKYEPLWIWFTYVAAQMCIVYVGL; from the coding sequence ATGAATGTACTTTACATTGTGTTAGTCGGGCAAATTATTCTTTTTTTAATGGGAGCAATTTATGCAATAGGACAGACGAAAAGAACGAGAAATAATATGCCGTTACCTTTAGCGGTTCGTCTTATTCTTAGTTTTTCTTTAACAGGAAGTGCAATTTGGATATGGTTACAAGATCCATCGGTTGAGTACAGTACGTGGGTTGCACTCGGTATGACATTGTCAACTGTAGGGGATTTATTTATGGCAGGATTAATTCCAATTGGTCATCGATTAATTGGAGGAATGGTTACTTTCGCTCTTGCACATTGTTTCTATGTGAAAGCATTTTTACAAACAGGTATTTCATGGAATGGTTTTTGGATCGGTTTACTCGTATACGGACTTTTTCTAATTATAGGATGGTTCTTTTTTATCCGAAATGAAAAACAGGATAAATTGTTTACGATTGGGGCTCTAATTTACGGTTTGTGGGTTGGAGGAATGGCATGTTTTGCATTCGCCTTATATTACGAGAATACAGGAATATGGTGGGTGCCAGCACTTGGTGGCTTATTGTTTGTGATTTCTGATTTTATTATCGGTGTGACAGATATCGGGGGGCGCAAACTGAAGTATGAACCACTTTGGATTTGGTTTACATATGTCGCAGCGCAGATGTGTATCGTATATGTAGGATTATAA
- a CDS encoding low molecular weight protein-tyrosine-phosphatase — protein MVRVLFVCLGNICRSPMAEAIFRDLVVKEGLEEKFVIDSAGTGDWHIGHPPHKGTQKILKENEVSFEGIKARQVEKEDLTKFDYIIAMDNKNIADLKSFDKTGGYIGRLSDFVPDGGWTDVPDPYFTGNFQEVYDLVTEGCVKLLAFIRNEQGI, from the coding sequence ATGGTCCGGGTATTGTTTGTTTGTCTTGGGAACATTTGTCGTTCTCCAATGGCAGAAGCAATTTTTCGAGATCTTGTCGTAAAAGAGGGACTCGAAGAGAAATTTGTCATTGATTCTGCAGGAACTGGAGATTGGCATATTGGTCATCCACCACATAAAGGAACACAAAAAATTTTAAAAGAAAATGAAGTCTCTTTTGAAGGAATTAAAGCACGGCAAGTAGAAAAAGAAGACTTAACAAAGTTTGATTATATTATTGCCATGGACAACAAGAATATAGCGGATTTAAAAAGTTTTGATAAAACTGGAGGCTATATTGGTAGACTGTCCGATTTTGTTCCAGACGGTGGCTGGACAGACGTTCCTGACCCTTACTTTACAGGGAACTTCCAAGAAGTGTATGACCTTGTAACAGAAGGGTGTGTAAAGCTATTAGCTTTCATTCGAAATGAACAAGGAATATGA
- a CDS encoding DMT family transporter, producing the protein MKTEKFFTHPIGVFIAAIVATFLWGSAFPFIKLSYVELGIQPQEVGEQILFAGYRFFLSGVMLLLFFKALGKDMKFKKGTGKQLVQIGLFQTFLQYICFYIGMSYSSGIEGAIISGTSSFFQILLAHFLYKDDALNRRKVIGVAIGFCGVILVNVPSDGSLSFHFGIGSLLLLGAAMMYSYGNILAKEGSKTLDIGYMTAYQMIFGSIGLICIGAFQVGMVPFAFNLHAILMLIYLSFLSAAGFCIWNTIMKYNKVGKVSMYMFFIPVFGVLLSSLILGEAIHSFVLFGLACVAAGIIVVNRNPVKKKVEQEKQLA; encoded by the coding sequence TTGAAGACAGAGAAATTTTTTACCCATCCGATTGGCGTGTTTATTGCTGCAATAGTAGCAACATTTTTATGGGGAAGCGCATTTCCCTTTATTAAATTAAGCTATGTTGAACTTGGAATTCAGCCACAAGAAGTCGGGGAACAAATATTATTTGCTGGCTATCGCTTTTTCTTATCTGGTGTAATGCTCTTATTATTTTTTAAAGCGTTAGGAAAAGATATGAAGTTCAAAAAAGGAACAGGAAAGCAGTTAGTTCAAATTGGCTTGTTTCAAACTTTTCTTCAATATATATGTTTTTATATTGGAATGAGTTACAGCTCAGGAATTGAAGGAGCGATTATTTCAGGAACATCATCATTCTTTCAAATTTTACTCGCACACTTTTTATATAAAGATGATGCTCTAAATAGGAGAAAAGTAATTGGAGTAGCTATCGGTTTTTGCGGTGTGATTTTAGTGAATGTACCGAGTGATGGAAGTTTATCATTCCATTTTGGAATAGGTAGCTTATTACTTCTTGGAGCAGCGATGATGTATTCGTATGGAAACATATTAGCGAAAGAAGGTAGTAAAACGTTAGATATTGGGTATATGACAGCATATCAGATGATTTTCGGATCAATTGGTTTGATATGTATAGGTGCATTTCAAGTTGGAATGGTGCCATTCGCATTTAATCTACATGCAATACTTATGCTCATATATTTATCGTTCTTATCAGCAGCGGGATTCTGTATATGGAATACAATTATGAAGTATAACAAAGTAGGGAAAGTCTCGATGTATATGTTCTTTATACCAGTGTTTGGTGTGCTACTATCAAGTCTGATTTTAGGGGAAGCAATTCATTCCTTTGTACTATTTGGTTTAGCATGTGTCGCAGCGGGAATTATTGTAGTAAATCGTAACCCGGTTAAAAAGAAAGTTGAGCAAGAAAAACAACTAGCATAG
- the lepB gene encoding signal peptidase I, with translation MMQKKKRLREFFEIIAIACLVVFLAKIFLFFPTTVKGASMRPTLQDGDKVIINKLAKRFESYEREDIIVVKTDNFYVKRVIGLPGDVIEMKNDQLYVNHQVKNEEYLKNNKKQAEKLLINLTEDFGPITIPKNKIFVMGDNRLVSRDSRNGLGLIDRTEVLGKLMAIYYPFEHVKMDN, from the coding sequence ATGATGCAAAAGAAAAAACGTTTGCGTGAATTCTTTGAAATAATTGCGATTGCATGCTTAGTGGTGTTTTTGGCAAAAATCTTTTTGTTTTTTCCTACGACTGTAAAAGGCGCATCGATGAGGCCGACGTTACAAGATGGAGATAAAGTAATTATTAATAAACTTGCAAAGAGATTTGAAAGTTATGAGAGAGAGGATATTATTGTCGTGAAGACAGATAATTTCTACGTGAAGAGAGTTATTGGATTGCCAGGAGATGTAATTGAGATGAAGAATGATCAATTATATGTTAATCATCAAGTGAAAAACGAAGAGTATTTAAAGAATAATAAAAAACAGGCAGAAAAATTACTTATCAATTTAACTGAAGATTTTGGACCGATTACAATTCCTAAAAACAAAATTTTTGTGATGGGAGATAATCGTTTAGTTAGTAGGGATAGTAGGAACGGCTTAGGGCTCATTGATAGAACAGAAGTATTAGGAAAGCTCATGGCGATATATTATCCATTTGAACATGTGAAAATGGATAATTAG
- a CDS encoding DedA family protein, whose translation MEQHIGELIAHYGYFGIIIALAGGIVGLPIPDEFLLTFIGYNISKGVMSGTAAFLSGMAGAMLGITLSYILGLKLGLPVLKKYGPKVRIKEHHIEKTHILFEKYGPFLLMIGYFIPGVRHLTAYFAGVSNLTWWRFCLYAYGGALIWISVFIGLGWKLGEKWRFVEYSLHHYGMWILFISAIVTLIVWIYIRKRKNR comes from the coding sequence ATGGAACAACATATTGGCGAGTTAATCGCACATTATGGTTATTTTGGAATTATTATAGCTCTAGCTGGCGGGATTGTTGGATTACCTATACCGGATGAGTTTTTATTGACTTTTATTGGCTATAACATTTCAAAAGGAGTTATGTCAGGAACAGCTGCTTTTTTAAGTGGAATGGCAGGGGCAATGCTTGGCATTACATTAAGTTACATATTAGGTTTAAAACTTGGGCTCCCTGTTTTAAAAAAATATGGTCCGAAAGTTAGAATTAAGGAACATCATATTGAAAAAACACATATTTTATTTGAAAAATACGGTCCATTTCTTTTAATGATTGGATACTTTATACCAGGAGTACGTCATTTAACAGCATATTTTGCTGGAGTTTCAAATTTAACATGGTGGCGTTTTTGTTTGTATGCTTACGGTGGTGCACTAATCTGGATAAGTGTTTTTATTGGCCTAGGTTGGAAACTAGGAGAGAAGTGGCGCTTCGTTGAGTATAGTTTACATCATTATGGAATGTGGATTTTATTTATTTCGGCAATTGTAACATTGATTGTGTGGATTTACATAAGGAAAAGAAAAAACCGCTAA
- a CDS encoding heavy metal translocating P-type ATPase: MNADVKTLQAQKDISHPSLWDTLKKHYELIFAIASGIFILAGWLFTKNDAISAGITFYILAYVIGGFAKAKEGIADSIEEKELNVEMLMIFAAIGAAVIGYWAEGAILIFIFALSGAMESYTLSKSQKEISALLDLQPEEALRISHGTEERIPVGQLQINDIILIKPGERVPADGTIHTGETNIDEAAITGEPIPNEKKFGDEVFAGTVNLRGAIEVKITKPSDQTLFQKIIRLVQSAQSEKSPSQLFIEKFEGTYVKGVLLVVALMMFVPHFLLDWSWNETFYRAMILLVVASPCALVAAITPATLSAISNGARNGILFKGGIHLERLASVKAIAFDKTGTLTQGKPTVTDVYVREGIAESEVLSITAAIESHSTHPLAEAIVKYAKHAYDITIKKPENVEDVTGFGLKGILENKAYKIGKADFIGEEIKTFHNGISASLEKEGKTVVYISDEDGILGLIALKDTLRQETIAAIRDLQSIGVEAIMITGDNEETAKAIANESNIKEYYASCLPETKVETIKQLKEKYGIVAMVGDGINDAPALATASIGVAMGEGTDVALETADVVLMKNELSRLSQAIRLSKRMNRIVKQNVIFSLAVIAMLICSNFLQFLALPFGVIGHEGSTILVILNGLRLLKGNK; encoded by the coding sequence ATGAACGCAGACGTAAAAACATTACAAGCACAAAAAGATATTTCTCATCCCTCTTTATGGGATACATTAAAGAAACATTATGAACTTATATTTGCAATCGCATCTGGTATTTTTATTTTAGCTGGCTGGTTATTCACAAAAAATGATGCAATAAGTGCAGGTATTACTTTCTATATCCTTGCTTATGTAATTGGAGGATTCGCAAAAGCGAAAGAAGGTATTGCAGACTCAATTGAAGAGAAAGAGCTAAATGTTGAAATGCTCATGATTTTTGCAGCTATCGGCGCCGCAGTTATCGGTTACTGGGCAGAAGGTGCTATTTTAATCTTCATCTTTGCATTAAGCGGAGCAATGGAATCTTATACATTAAGTAAAAGCCAAAAAGAAATTTCAGCGCTTCTTGACTTACAACCTGAAGAAGCATTACGTATTTCACACGGAACCGAGGAACGTATTCCAGTTGGACAATTACAAATTAACGATATTATTTTAATTAAGCCAGGTGAGCGTGTTCCTGCTGATGGCACAATTCATACTGGTGAAACAAATATTGATGAAGCTGCTATTACAGGAGAACCTATTCCGAATGAGAAAAAATTCGGTGATGAAGTATTTGCTGGCACTGTAAATTTACGTGGAGCTATTGAAGTTAAAATTACGAAGCCGAGCGATCAAACATTATTCCAAAAGATTATTCGTCTCGTTCAAAGTGCACAAAGCGAAAAATCACCATCACAACTATTCATCGAAAAATTTGAAGGAACATACGTAAAAGGTGTACTACTTGTTGTTGCGCTTATGATGTTCGTTCCTCATTTCTTACTTGATTGGAGTTGGAATGAAACGTTTTATCGCGCTATGATCTTACTTGTAGTCGCTTCTCCTTGCGCACTAGTTGCAGCCATTACACCGGCAACTTTATCAGCAATTTCAAACGGAGCGAGAAACGGTATTCTCTTTAAAGGTGGTATTCATTTAGAACGTCTAGCTTCAGTAAAGGCGATTGCCTTTGATAAAACAGGAACATTAACACAAGGAAAACCTACTGTAACAGATGTATATGTTCGAGAAGGCATAGCAGAAAGTGAAGTACTTTCTATTACAGCAGCGATTGAAAGTCACTCTACACATCCTTTAGCAGAAGCGATTGTTAAATATGCAAAACATGCTTACGACATTACGATAAAAAAACCAGAAAACGTTGAAGATGTAACTGGTTTTGGATTAAAAGGAATATTAGAAAACAAAGCTTATAAAATTGGTAAAGCTGATTTTATCGGGGAAGAAATAAAAACATTCCATAATGGCATTTCTGCTTCACTTGAAAAAGAGGGGAAAACTGTCGTTTATATTAGTGATGAGGATGGTATTCTTGGACTGATCGCTTTAAAAGATACCCTTCGCCAAGAAACGATAGCGGCTATTCGTGATTTGCAAAGCATTGGTGTCGAAGCAATCATGATTACTGGTGATAATGAAGAAACAGCAAAAGCAATTGCCAATGAAAGTAATATAAAAGAATATTACGCATCATGTTTACCGGAAACAAAAGTTGAAACGATAAAGCAGTTAAAAGAAAAGTATGGCATAGTCGCCATGGTTGGAGATGGTATAAACGATGCACCTGCCCTCGCTACTGCTAGTATTGGTGTTGCAATGGGTGAAGGAACAGACGTAGCATTAGAGACTGCAGACGTTGTTCTTATGAAAAACGAATTATCTCGTCTCTCTCAAGCAATCCGTTTATCAAAACGAATGAACCGTATTGTGAAGCAAAACGTTATCTTCTCTTTAGCTGTCATTGCAATGCTGATTTGTTCAAATTTTTTACAGTTTTTAGCTCTTCCCTTCGGTGTTATTGGACATGAAGGAAGTACCATCCTTGTCATTTTGAATGGTTTACGATTATTAAAAGGAAATAAATAA
- a CDS encoding EamA family transporter translates to MSSWLLFALLSAVAAALVSIFGKIGLDGIDANVATTIRSIIMALFMVGVIIIQGKFQNIGDVLLNKKALLFITLSGIAGASSWLFYFLALKTGKVSQVAPIDKLSVVFSIILAMIILGEKLNFMTGIGVVFITAGVLFVAFS, encoded by the coding sequence ATGAGTTCATGGCTATTATTCGCACTATTATCAGCAGTTGCCGCTGCCCTCGTATCTATTTTTGGAAAGATTGGCTTAGATGGAATCGATGCCAACGTTGCAACAACTATTCGATCTATTATTATGGCATTATTTATGGTAGGGGTTATTATTATCCAAGGTAAATTTCAAAATATCGGTGATGTCCTCCTAAATAAAAAAGCACTGCTATTTATCACATTAAGTGGAATCGCTGGTGCTTCGTCATGGCTATTTTATTTTCTTGCACTAAAAACAGGAAAAGTCTCACAAGTAGCACCTATCGATAAATTAAGTGTAGTATTTTCCATTATTCTCGCGATGATTATATTGGGGGAAAAGTTAAACTTTATGACTGGTATTGGTGTAGTCTTTATTACAGCTGGTGTATTATTTGTTGCTTTCAGCTAA